A stretch of Cucumis sativus cultivar 9930 chromosome 2, Cucumber_9930_V3, whole genome shotgun sequence DNA encodes these proteins:
- the LOC101211698 gene encoding protein CONSERVED IN THE GREEN LINEAGE AND DIATOMS 27, chloroplastic isoform X1 — translation MLRLNLYCTSCCSLIRDNKNVTTSFRFQLRPNRRLNPRVLAKALKDDQTDGGGGRFSGQKWDPGLEIEVPFEQRPVNEYSSLKDSTLYSWGELGAAPFFLRLGGLWLGSFIVLGIPVAAASFNPSREPLRFVLAAGIGTLLLVSLIVLRIYLGWSYVGDRLLSAVIPYEESGWYDGQMWVKPPEVLARDRLLGSYKVKPVINMLKQTLVGTGIVLVSGVLFFIFATPVEDFLQTTFSSNQSLPSSINPDSNINKKYNLRKDQLLRLPVEVLADDELAAAAAEAADGRPVYCRDRFYRALAGGQYCKWEDLIK, via the exons ATGCTTCGCCTTAATCTCTACTGCACTAGTTGCTGCTCTCTGATTCGcgataataaaaatgtaacgACCTCTTTTCGATTTCAATTAAGGCCAAATCGGAGGCTGAATCCACGGGTTTTGGCCAAAGCCTTGAAGGATGATCAGACTGACGGCGGCGGTGGCAGATTTTCCGGCCAGAAATGGGACCCTGGCTTGGAAATTGAAGTCCCCTTTGAACAACGCCCG GTGAATGAATACTCATCTCTAAAAGACTCGACATTATATTCATGGGGGGAGCTTGGAGCAGCGCCTTTCTTCCTTCGCCTTGGAGGGCTTTGGCTAGGAAGCTTCATAGTGTTAGGAATCCCTGTTGCGGCCGCAAGCTTCAATCCTTCGCGG gAACCTTTGCGATTTGTGCTTGCTGCTGGAATTGGAACTCTTCTCCTCGTTTCCTTGATTGTCTTGAGAATATATCTG GGTTGGAGTTATGTGGGAGATAGGCTGTTGTCAGCAGTAATACCTTACGAAGAGAGTGGTTGGTATGATGGCCAAATGTGGGTCAAACCACCCGAG GTTCTGGCTCGAGATAGATTGTTAGGATCTTACAAG GTTAAACCAGTGATCAACATGCTCAAACAAACTTTAGTTGGAACAGGGATTGTTCTTGTCTCAGgtgtattatttttcatatttgctACACCAGTAGAGGATTTTCTTCAAACCACATTTTCGTCAAACCAAAGCTTACCATCCAGCATTAATCCAGATTCAAAcatcaacaaaaaatacaatttaag AAAAGACCAGTTGCTTCGGTTACCAGTTGAGGTCCTGGCCGACGATGAGCTTGCTGCGGCAGCGGCCGAGGCAGCCGACGGAAGACCGGTTTACTGTAGGGATCGGTTTTACCGAGCATTAGCTGGGGGACAATACTGCAAATGGGAGGACTTGATCAAGTAA
- the LOC101211698 gene encoding protein CONSERVED IN THE GREEN LINEAGE AND DIATOMS 27, chloroplastic isoform X2, with the protein MLRLNLYCTSCCSLIRDNKNVTTSFRFQLRPNRRLNPRVLAKALKDDQTDGGGGRFSGQKWDPGLEIEVPFEQRPVNEYSSLKDSTLYSWGELGAAPFFLRLGGLWLGSFIVLGIPVAAASFNPSREPLRFVLAAGIGTLLLVSLIVLRIYLGWSYVGDRLLSAVIPYEESGWYDGQMWVKPPEVLARDRLLGSYKVKPVINMLKQTLVGTGIVLVSGVLFFIFATPVEDFLQTTFSSNQSLPSSINPDSNINKKYNLRPVASVTS; encoded by the exons ATGCTTCGCCTTAATCTCTACTGCACTAGTTGCTGCTCTCTGATTCGcgataataaaaatgtaacgACCTCTTTTCGATTTCAATTAAGGCCAAATCGGAGGCTGAATCCACGGGTTTTGGCCAAAGCCTTGAAGGATGATCAGACTGACGGCGGCGGTGGCAGATTTTCCGGCCAGAAATGGGACCCTGGCTTGGAAATTGAAGTCCCCTTTGAACAACGCCCG GTGAATGAATACTCATCTCTAAAAGACTCGACATTATATTCATGGGGGGAGCTTGGAGCAGCGCCTTTCTTCCTTCGCCTTGGAGGGCTTTGGCTAGGAAGCTTCATAGTGTTAGGAATCCCTGTTGCGGCCGCAAGCTTCAATCCTTCGCGG gAACCTTTGCGATTTGTGCTTGCTGCTGGAATTGGAACTCTTCTCCTCGTTTCCTTGATTGTCTTGAGAATATATCTG GGTTGGAGTTATGTGGGAGATAGGCTGTTGTCAGCAGTAATACCTTACGAAGAGAGTGGTTGGTATGATGGCCAAATGTGGGTCAAACCACCCGAG GTTCTGGCTCGAGATAGATTGTTAGGATCTTACAAG GTTAAACCAGTGATCAACATGCTCAAACAAACTTTAGTTGGAACAGGGATTGTTCTTGTCTCAGgtgtattatttttcatatttgctACACCAGTAGAGGATTTTCTTCAAACCACATTTTCGTCAAACCAAAGCTTACCATCCAGCATTAATCCAGATTCAAAcatcaacaaaaaatacaatttaag ACCAGTTGCTTCGGTTACCAGTTGA
- the LOC101212177 gene encoding glucan endo-1,3-beta-glucosidase 12 isoform X2, whose translation MVKKMKFFSPFFLLFFFFFFFFLLLGLTSQESIQFVKLDEIASSGVFPAMSASELPVAVSVTDVELPEVSSSVLMAESWLRTFVLAHYPSTKITTIVVGNSSLCSNKNLDTNNLHIVLLSMKNLFYSLTRWGLENQIKVSTLFPKDCFHSQEESIQNMVKLVIEFIQSTNSTLSLKLPENVISLHETESFISTHTNKFGFLKLKKVNLLTSVSKQRNPTNRKLSSFMELKEYEPFFTSEPPLPSDLATPPLPPESQIASPPHWSFASAPESPPFVVPASPPMGFTLPPCNPNQNAGAPFPQTGGVQKLWCVAKPNVPAEILQQAMDYACGDGGADCREISAEGSCFHPDSLVAHASYAFNSYWQKNKRSGGTCSFGGTAMIISSDPSFNHCRFVLS comes from the exons atggtgaagaagatgaagtttttctctcccttcttcctcctcttcttcttcttcttcttcttcttcctccttctGGGTCTTACTA GTCAAGAATCCATTCAATTTGTGAAGCTGGATGAGATAGCTTCTTCAGGGGTTTTTCCAGCAATGTCTGCTTCTGAACTCCCTGTTGCTGTTTCTGTTACTGATGTTGAACTTCCAGAAGTTTCAAGCAGTGTTTTAATGGCGGAAAGTTGGCTTAGAACCTTTGTTCTAGCTCACTACCCTTCCACTAAAATCACCACCATTGTTGTGGGAAATAGTTCTTTATGCAGCAACAAGAATCTAGATACTAACAATTTACACATTGTGTTGCTGTCTATGAAGAATTTGTTTTACTCCCTCACTAGATGGGGTTTGGAGAATCAAATCAAAGTTTCTACTCTCTTCCCAAAAGATTGTTTCCACTCTCAAGAGGAATCCATTCAGAATATGGTTAAGCTTGTGATTGAGTTCATCCAAAGTACTAACTCTACATTGAGTCTCAAACTACCTGAAAATGTAATTTCTCTACACGAAACAGAGAGTTTCATCTCCACCCACACGAACAAATTTGGATTTCTAAAGCTAAAAAAGGTGAATTTATTAACCAGCGtctcaaaacaaagaaaccccACTAATAGAAAGCTCTCTTCATTCATGGAACTCAAAGAATACGAACCTTTCTTTACATCAGAGCCACCACTGCCATCAGATCTCGCCACACCCCCACTTCCACCAGAGTCCCAAATCGCATCTCCGCCACATTGGAGCTTCGCCTCCGCTCCAGAATCGCCTCCGTTCGTGGTACCAGCAAGCCCGCCGATGGGATTTACTCTACCTCCATGTAATCCAAACCAAAACGCCGGTGCGCCATTTCCACAAACAGGTGGTGTGCAAAAACTGTGGTGCGTGGCGAAACCAAACGTTCCGGCGGAGATTCTTCAGCAGGCGATGGATTACGCATGTGGGGACGGCGGCGCCGACTGCCGGGAGATATCGGCAGAGGGTAGCTGCTTTCATCCGGATAGTTTGGTGGCACATGCGTCGTACGCTTTCAATAGCTACTGGCAGAAGAACAAGAGAAGTGGAGGAACTTGTAGCTTTGGAGGAACTGCCATGATTATAAGCTCAGATCCAA gTTTTAATCACTGCCGGTTTGTTCTAAGCTAA
- the LOC101211935 gene encoding probable esterase KAI2: MGIAEDAQNVKVIGAGQQIVVLGHGFGTDQSVWKHLIPHLLDDYKVILYDNMGAGTTNPDYFDFERYRTLEGFAYDLLAILEELHVDSCVFLGHSVSAMIGALASITRPDLFQKIIMLSPSPRYLNDENYFGGFEQEDLEQLFQAMQSNYKAWCSGFAPLAVGGDMDSVAVQEFSRTLFNMRPDIALSVAQTIFQSDMRNILSFVTVPCHIIQSMKDMAVPVVVSEYLHRNLGGNSIVEVMESDGHLPQLSSPNTVIPVLLKHIKYDIAT, from the exons aTGGGAATCGCGGAGGATGCTCAGAATGTGAAGGTAATAGGGGCCGGACAGCAGATTGTGGTTCTAGGGCATGGATTCGGAACAGATCAATCGGTGTGGAAACACCTAATTCCACATCTACTTGATGATTACAAGGTAATTTTGTACGATAACATGGGTGCCGGAACTACTAATCCTGATTATTTCGATTTCGAGCGGTACAGAACTCTTGAAGGCTTTGCTTATGATCTTCTCGCCATTTTGGAAGAACTTCATGTTGATTCCTGTGTGTTTCTTGGTCACTCTGTTTCCGCCATGATCGGCGCCCTTGCTTCCATTACTCGCCCTGATCTCTTCCAGAAGATTATTATGCTCTCACCTTCCCCAAG GTATTTAAACGATGAAAACTACTTTGGAGGCTTTGAGCAAGAAGATCTAGAGCAGTTATTCCAAGCAATGCAGTCAAATTACAAGGCTTGGTGCTCTGGTTTTGCCCCGCTAGCTGTTGGTGGCGACATGGACTCTGTTGCAGTTCAAGAGTTTAGTCGAACTCTATTCAACATGCGTCCAGACATAGCGTTGAGTGTGGCGCAGACCATCTTTCAAAGTGACATGAGAAACATACTTAGCTTCGTTACCGTCCCTTGTCACATCATCCAAAGTATGAAGGACATGGCGGTTCCAGTGGTCGTTTCAGAGTACCTCCACCGCAACCTCGGTGGCAACTCAATTGTTGAAGTCATGGAGTCAGACGGGCACTTGCCACAACTAAGCTCCCCTAATACCGTGATTCCGGTGCTTCTTAAGCATATTAAGTACGACATTGCAACCTAG
- the LOC101212177 gene encoding glucan endo-1,3-beta-glucosidase 12 isoform X1 codes for MVKKMKFFSPFFLLFFFFFFFFLLLGLTTAGQESIQFVKLDEIASSGVFPAMSASELPVAVSVTDVELPEVSSSVLMAESWLRTFVLAHYPSTKITTIVVGNSSLCSNKNLDTNNLHIVLLSMKNLFYSLTRWGLENQIKVSTLFPKDCFHSQEESIQNMVKLVIEFIQSTNSTLSLKLPENVISLHETESFISTHTNKFGFLKLKKVNLLTSVSKQRNPTNRKLSSFMELKEYEPFFTSEPPLPSDLATPPLPPESQIASPPHWSFASAPESPPFVVPASPPMGFTLPPCNPNQNAGAPFPQTGGVQKLWCVAKPNVPAEILQQAMDYACGDGGADCREISAEGSCFHPDSLVAHASYAFNSYWQKNKRSGGTCSFGGTAMIISSDPSFNHCRFVLS; via the exons atggtgaagaagatgaagtttttctctcccttcttcctcctcttcttcttcttcttcttcttcttcctccttctGGGTCTTACTA CTGCAGGTCAAGAATCCATTCAATTTGTGAAGCTGGATGAGATAGCTTCTTCAGGGGTTTTTCCAGCAATGTCTGCTTCTGAACTCCCTGTTGCTGTTTCTGTTACTGATGTTGAACTTCCAGAAGTTTCAAGCAGTGTTTTAATGGCGGAAAGTTGGCTTAGAACCTTTGTTCTAGCTCACTACCCTTCCACTAAAATCACCACCATTGTTGTGGGAAATAGTTCTTTATGCAGCAACAAGAATCTAGATACTAACAATTTACACATTGTGTTGCTGTCTATGAAGAATTTGTTTTACTCCCTCACTAGATGGGGTTTGGAGAATCAAATCAAAGTTTCTACTCTCTTCCCAAAAGATTGTTTCCACTCTCAAGAGGAATCCATTCAGAATATGGTTAAGCTTGTGATTGAGTTCATCCAAAGTACTAACTCTACATTGAGTCTCAAACTACCTGAAAATGTAATTTCTCTACACGAAACAGAGAGTTTCATCTCCACCCACACGAACAAATTTGGATTTCTAAAGCTAAAAAAGGTGAATTTATTAACCAGCGtctcaaaacaaagaaaccccACTAATAGAAAGCTCTCTTCATTCATGGAACTCAAAGAATACGAACCTTTCTTTACATCAGAGCCACCACTGCCATCAGATCTCGCCACACCCCCACTTCCACCAGAGTCCCAAATCGCATCTCCGCCACATTGGAGCTTCGCCTCCGCTCCAGAATCGCCTCCGTTCGTGGTACCAGCAAGCCCGCCGATGGGATTTACTCTACCTCCATGTAATCCAAACCAAAACGCCGGTGCGCCATTTCCACAAACAGGTGGTGTGCAAAAACTGTGGTGCGTGGCGAAACCAAACGTTCCGGCGGAGATTCTTCAGCAGGCGATGGATTACGCATGTGGGGACGGCGGCGCCGACTGCCGGGAGATATCGGCAGAGGGTAGCTGCTTTCATCCGGATAGTTTGGTGGCACATGCGTCGTACGCTTTCAATAGCTACTGGCAGAAGAACAAGAGAAGTGGAGGAACTTGTAGCTTTGGAGGAACTGCCATGATTATAAGCTCAGATCCAA gTTTTAATCACTGCCGGTTTGTTCTAAGCTAA
- the LOC101214997 gene encoding homeobox protein 6: MKIIGRRSCHGDERCEEEDKEETQIDDDDDEEEEEEEEALSLCDLPVKEKQQPTRSVSTTVVETDQDFDFNHWRPPPSPMLTADDLFFQGHMLPLRLSFSSENSQNNNGNLWCRSESMDGNNMLRFRNESTSSSSSRSHYSRSSSLSNNSISIPTNSKPRPSNNNVFHSHPSPTPQIRSFSTSSHRSRSSSRWEFFRLGLLRTPGMELHDLKTRTTTTTTTTTTTSTAHKTTASILGVVSCKRSVETVPTTTGSKNRIRRENVLENNKKNNDDNKVEIREKEKEKERRVSHRRTFEWLKQLSHATFGEEQ, encoded by the exons ATGAAGAtaataggaagaagaagctgCCATGGAGATGAAagatgtgaagaagaagataaagaagagACCCaaattgatgatgatgatgatgaagaagaagaagaagaagaagaagcattgTCTCTGTGTGATCTTCCTGTGAAAGAAAAGCAGCAGCCAACGAGATCGGTATCGACCACGGTCGTCGAAACTGATCAAGACTTTGATTTCAACCACTGGCGGCCGCCACCGTCTCCTATGTTGACAGCGGATGACTTGTTCTTTCAAGGACATATGCTCCCTCTACGTCTCTCATTCAGCTCTGAAAATTCCCAGAATAATAATGGAAATTTATGGTGTAGATCGGAGTCTATGGATGGTAATAATATGTTGAGGTTTAGAAATGAAAGCACTAGTAGCAGTAGCAGTAGAAGCCATTATTCAAG GTCATCAAGTCTAAGTAACAATTCCATTTCCATTCCAACAAACTCAAAGCCAAGACCTTCAAACAACAACGTTTTCCACTCTCACCCAAGTCCAACCCCCCAAATCAGATCCTTCTCAACATCCAGCCACCGGAGCCGGAGTTCCTCTCGATGGGAGTTTTTCCGACTCGGACTTCTCCGAACGCCAGGAATGGAGCTTCACGATCTCAAAACTCGCACCACTACCACAACGACGACAACGACAACGACATCGACGGCGCATAAAACAACCGCATCAATTCTGGGTGTGGTGAGCTGCAAAAGATCAGTTGAGACAGTACCAACGACGACAGGATCGAAGAATAGAATAAGAAGGGAAAACGTTttggaaaacaataaaaagaataacgatgataataaagttgaaattagggaaaaggaaaaggaaaaggaaagaagagtGTCACATCGTCGAACATTTGAATGGCTAAAGCAGCTCTCGCATGCAACCTTTGGAGAAGaacaatga